One region of Bradyrhizobium betae genomic DNA includes:
- a CDS encoding phosphoenolpyruvate carboxykinase, whose protein sequence is MQETGVRNGAFGADKFGLKNLKQVHWNLGAPQLYQYSLAAGEAVLSADGALCADTGEFTGRSPKDKFTVRDATTDKKMWWAGNQSITAEQFETLYQDFLKHAEGKKLFAQDLYGGADPAYRIKTRVFTELAWHSLFIRTLLIRPEAIELSTFTPELTIIDMPSFRADPKRHGCKSENVVAIDFARKIVLIGGSYYAGEMKKSVFTTLNYYLPERGVMPMHCSANVGAKGDAAIFFGLSGTGKTTLSADPNRTLIGDDEHGWGPNGVFNFEGGCYAKCIKLSKEAEPEIFAASTRFGAVLENCVLDEDTRVVDFDDGSKTENTRSAYPLDFIPNASRTGRAPQPKNVVMLAADAFGVLPPIAKLTPAQAMYHFLSGYTAKVAGTERGLGNEPQPEFSTCFGSPFLPLDPSVYGNMLRDLIAQHNVDCWLVNTGWTGGKYGTGSRMPIKVTRALLTAALDGSLRNVEFRTDKYFGFAVPTALPGVPSEILNPVNTWKDKDEFDKTARALVGMFQKNFAKFEAQVDAEVRAAAPDVKLAAE, encoded by the coding sequence GTGCAAGAGACGGGCGTGCGCAACGGTGCCTTCGGCGCCGACAAATTCGGCTTAAAGAATCTCAAGCAGGTTCACTGGAACCTAGGCGCACCGCAGCTCTATCAGTACTCGCTCGCCGCTGGCGAGGCGGTGCTGTCGGCTGACGGCGCGCTCTGCGCCGACACCGGCGAGTTCACCGGCCGCAGTCCGAAGGACAAGTTCACGGTGCGCGACGCCACCACCGACAAGAAGATGTGGTGGGCCGGCAACCAGTCGATCACCGCCGAGCAGTTCGAGACGCTCTACCAGGATTTCCTCAAGCACGCCGAAGGCAAGAAGCTGTTCGCGCAGGACCTCTATGGCGGCGCCGATCCGGCTTACCGGATCAAGACCCGCGTCTTCACCGAGCTCGCCTGGCACTCGCTGTTCATCCGCACGCTGCTGATCCGCCCCGAGGCGATCGAGCTGTCGACCTTCACGCCTGAGCTCACCATCATCGACATGCCGAGCTTCCGCGCCGATCCGAAGCGCCATGGCTGCAAGTCGGAAAACGTCGTCGCGATCGACTTCGCCCGCAAGATCGTGCTGATCGGCGGTTCCTATTATGCCGGCGAGATGAAGAAGTCGGTCTTCACCACGCTGAACTACTATCTGCCGGAGCGCGGCGTGATGCCGATGCACTGCTCGGCCAATGTCGGCGCCAAGGGCGACGCTGCGATCTTCTTCGGCCTCTCCGGCACCGGCAAGACCACGCTGTCGGCCGATCCCAACCGCACCCTGATCGGGGACGACGAGCATGGCTGGGGCCCGAACGGCGTCTTCAATTTCGAAGGCGGCTGCTACGCCAAGTGCATCAAGCTGTCGAAGGAAGCCGAGCCCGAGATTTTCGCGGCGTCGACGCGCTTCGGCGCGGTGCTCGAGAACTGCGTGCTCGACGAAGACACCCGCGTCGTGGATTTCGACGACGGCTCCAAGACCGAGAACACGCGTTCGGCGTACCCGCTCGACTTCATCCCGAACGCCTCGCGCACCGGCCGCGCGCCGCAGCCGAAGAACGTGGTGATGCTCGCCGCCGATGCCTTCGGCGTGCTGCCGCCGATCGCCAAGCTCACGCCGGCGCAGGCGATGTATCACTTCCTCTCCGGCTACACCGCCAAGGTCGCCGGCACCGAGCGCGGTCTCGGCAACGAGCCGCAGCCGGAATTCTCCACCTGCTTCGGCTCGCCCTTCCTGCCGCTCGATCCCAGCGTCTACGGCAACATGCTGCGCGACCTCATCGCCCAGCACAATGTCGACTGCTGGCTGGTCAACACCGGCTGGACCGGCGGCAAGTACGGCACTGGCTCGCGCATGCCGATCAAGGTGACGCGCGCGCTGCTCACCGCCGCGCTCGACGGTAGCTTGCGCAACGTCGAATTCCGCACCGACAAATATTTCGGCTTCGCGGTCCCGACCGCGCTGCCGGGCGTGCCGAGCGAGATCCTCAACCCGGTCAACACCTGGAAGGACAAGGACGAGTTCGACAAGACCGCCCGCGCCCTGGTAGGCATGTTCCAGAAGAACTTCGCCAAGTTCGAAGCCCAGGTGGATGCCGAAGTGCGCGCAGCCGCGCCGGACGTGAAGCTCGCGGCGGAGTGA
- a CDS encoding acyl-CoA thioesterase: MHAKLPHPFDDATRITAGDSSWQGHTSDDYWAFVGPFGGITAATILRALIEHPQRAGEPLALTVNYCAPIAKGPFDLDIRLVKANRSSQHWSVELSQGGGEIATLATAVFAERRPSWEHRVAQYPEAKPFEQTLPFPKISASWANQYEFRFVEGEMRIGPPQAELASTYSKIWISDRTPRKLDMLSLMSMSDAFFGRIFHARRELVPFGTVSLTTYFHTDSEELAAEDITRVLATADSKIMHKSYADQNAELWSPNGRLLATTTQIAYFKA; this comes from the coding sequence ATGCACGCCAAGCTCCCGCACCCCTTCGACGACGCCACCCGCATCACCGCTGGTGACAGCAGCTGGCAGGGGCACACCAGCGACGATTACTGGGCCTTTGTCGGCCCGTTCGGCGGCATCACGGCCGCGACGATCCTGCGTGCACTGATCGAGCATCCGCAACGCGCCGGCGAACCGCTGGCGCTGACCGTCAATTACTGCGCGCCGATCGCCAAGGGCCCATTCGATCTCGACATCCGGCTGGTGAAGGCCAACCGCTCCAGCCAGCACTGGAGCGTCGAACTGTCGCAGGGCGGCGGTGAGATCGCAACGCTCGCCACCGCCGTGTTCGCCGAGCGCCGACCGTCGTGGGAGCACAGGGTGGCGCAATATCCTGAAGCAAAGCCGTTCGAACAGACGCTGCCGTTCCCGAAGATCTCGGCGTCGTGGGCCAACCAGTATGAATTCCGCTTCGTCGAGGGCGAGATGCGGATCGGCCCGCCGCAGGCCGAACTTGCCAGCACCTATTCGAAGATCTGGATCAGCGACCGCACTCCGCGCAAGCTCGACATGCTGTCGTTGATGTCGATGTCGGACGCCTTCTTCGGCCGCATCTTCCACGCCCGGCGCGAACTGGTGCCGTTCGGCACGGTGTCGCTGACGACGTATTTCCACACCGACAGCGAAGAGCTCGCCGCCGAGGACATCACCCGCGTGCTCGCGACGGCCGATTCGAAGATCATGCACAAGAGCTACGCCGACCAGAACGCCGAGCTGTGGTCGCCGAACGGAAGGCTGCTCGCGACGACCACGCAGATCGCGTATTTCAAGGCGTAG
- a CDS encoding glycogen/starch/alpha-glucan phosphorylase produces the protein MQDQSFQPNFPAPGQPIDELALAEIKGTILAKLRLAIGKDAGMATKHDWYQAAALALRDRIVHRWLTVEKHSYDAGRKRVYYLSLEFLIGRLFTDALNNMGLLKIFEVALGDLGVSLPELRKCEPDAALGNGGLGRLAACFMESMATLSIPAIGYGIRYDYGLFRQIINQGWQQEYPDEWLGFGNPWELQRPEVIYDINFGGGVEHVDDKGRDRAIWHPGETVQAIAYDTPIVGWRGQHVNALRLWSARSPDPLKLDAFNKGDYVSASAEQSRAEAICKFLYPNDESPAGRELRLRQEYFFVSASLQDLIKRHLSSDGQLRSLSSKVAVQLNDTHPSLAVTELMRILVDLHNFRWDEAWKITVATLSYTNHTLLPEALETWPVELFERLLPRHLEIIYRINVQHLALAEARAPGDIDFRASVSLIDEKSGRRVRMGQLAFVGSHRINGVSAMHSDLMRETVFHDLNHLYPGRITNKTNGITFRRWLMLANPKLTDLLRETCGDAVLDDPTQLSLIEARASDVEFQKKFRSVKLHNKTALARLIGERLGIKVDPSALFDVQIKRIHEYKRQLLNIIETVALYQAIKDDPDGNWVPRVKIFAGKAAASYRYAKLIIKLINDVAEVVNNDPAIGGKLKVVFLPDYNVSLAEVIIPAADLSEQISTAGMEASGTGNMKLSLNGALTIGTLDGANIEIRDHVGAENIAIFGMEAGDVMIRRKQGLDASDVIRKSPKLQRAINAIGAGEFSPGDPGRFESIAHALRYLDHYMVSADFDSYYEAQRSVDARWQVAPAWTRASILNVARMAWFSSDRTIREYAEEIWTVPVNPTTPLLPNLRDVAG, from the coding sequence TTGCAAGATCAATCGTTCCAGCCAAATTTCCCAGCTCCCGGCCAGCCCATCGACGAACTCGCACTGGCTGAGATCAAGGGCACGATCCTGGCGAAGCTGCGCCTTGCCATCGGCAAGGACGCGGGCATGGCAACCAAGCACGACTGGTACCAAGCCGCGGCGCTCGCGCTGCGCGACCGCATCGTGCATCGCTGGCTCACGGTCGAGAAGCATAGCTACGACGCCGGGCGCAAGCGCGTCTATTATCTCTCGCTCGAATTCCTGATCGGCCGCCTCTTCACCGACGCGCTCAACAACATGGGGCTGCTCAAGATCTTCGAGGTCGCGCTCGGCGATCTCGGCGTCTCGCTCCCTGAGCTCCGCAAATGCGAACCTGATGCCGCGCTCGGCAATGGCGGCCTCGGGCGGCTCGCCGCCTGCTTCATGGAAAGCATGGCCACGCTGTCGATCCCCGCGATCGGCTACGGCATACGCTACGATTACGGCCTGTTCCGCCAGATCATCAATCAGGGCTGGCAGCAGGAATATCCGGATGAATGGCTCGGCTTCGGCAATCCCTGGGAATTGCAGCGGCCGGAGGTCATCTACGACATCAATTTCGGCGGCGGCGTCGAGCATGTCGACGACAAGGGCCGCGACCGCGCGATCTGGCATCCGGGCGAGACGGTGCAGGCGATCGCCTATGACACGCCGATCGTCGGCTGGCGCGGTCAGCACGTCAATGCGCTCCGCCTGTGGTCGGCGCGCTCGCCCGATCCGTTGAAGCTCGATGCCTTCAACAAGGGCGACTATGTCAGCGCCAGCGCCGAGCAGTCGCGCGCCGAGGCGATCTGCAAATTCCTCTATCCGAACGACGAGAGCCCCGCCGGGCGCGAGCTGCGCCTGCGCCAGGAATATTTCTTCGTCTCGGCCTCGCTGCAGGATCTCATCAAGCGGCATCTGTCGTCCGACGGCCAGCTGCGCAGCCTGTCGTCCAAGGTCGCGGTGCAGCTCAACGACACCCATCCCAGCCTTGCCGTCACCGAATTGATGCGCATCCTCGTCGACCTCCACAATTTCCGCTGGGACGAAGCCTGGAAGATCACGGTCGCCACCCTCTCCTACACCAACCACACGCTGCTGCCCGAGGCGCTGGAGACCTGGCCGGTCGAGCTGTTCGAGCGGCTGCTGCCGCGGCACCTGGAAATCATCTATCGCATCAACGTGCAGCATCTCGCGCTCGCCGAGGCGCGCGCGCCCGGCGACATCGATTTCCGGGCCTCGGTTTCGCTGATCGACGAGAAGAGCGGGCGCCGCGTGCGCATGGGCCAGCTCGCCTTTGTCGGCTCGCACCGCATCAACGGCGTCTCGGCGATGCATTCGGACCTGATGCGCGAGACCGTGTTCCACGATCTCAACCATCTCTATCCCGGCCGCATCACCAACAAGACCAACGGCATCACCTTCCGCCGCTGGCTGATGCTGGCAAACCCGAAGCTGACCGATCTGTTGCGCGAGACCTGCGGCGACGCCGTGCTCGACGATCCCACCCAGCTCAGCCTGATCGAGGCGCGCGCCAGCGACGTCGAATTCCAGAAGAAGTTCCGCAGCGTCAAGCTGCACAACAAGACGGCGCTCGCGCGCCTGATCGGCGAACGGCTCGGCATCAAGGTCGACCCGAGCGCGCTGTTCGACGTGCAGATCAAGCGCATCCACGAATACAAGCGCCAGCTCCTGAACATCATCGAGACGGTCGCGCTGTACCAGGCGATCAAGGACGATCCCGACGGCAATTGGGTGCCGCGGGTCAAGATCTTCGCGGGCAAGGCGGCGGCGAGCTATCGCTACGCCAAGCTGATCATCAAGCTGATCAACGACGTCGCTGAGGTGGTCAACAACGACCCTGCGATCGGCGGCAAGCTCAAGGTCGTCTTCCTGCCCGATTACAATGTGAGCCTCGCGGAAGTGATCATTCCCGCGGCCGATTTGTCCGAGCAGATCTCGACCGCCGGCATGGAAGCCTCGGGCACCGGCAACATGAAGCTGTCACTGAACGGCGCCCTCACCATCGGTACGCTCGACGGCGCCAACATCGAGATTCGCGACCATGTCGGCGCCGAGAACATCGCGATCTTCGGCATGGAGGCCGGCGACGTCATGATCCGGCGCAAGCAGGGGCTGGATGCCTCCGACGTGATCCGCAAATCGCCGAAGCTCCAGCGCGCCATCAATGCGATCGGTGCCGGCGAGTTCTCGCCGGGCGATCCCGGCCGCTTCGAATCCATCGCGCATGCGCTGCGTTATCTCGACCATTACATGGTCAGCGCGGACTTCGATTCTTATTACGAAGCGCAGCGCAGCGTCGACGCCCGCTGGCAGGTGGCGCCGGCCTGGACGCGCGCCTCCATCCTCAACGTCGCGCGCATGGCGTGGTTCTCGTCGGACCGCACCATCCGCGAATACGCCGAAGAGATCTGGACCGTGCCGGTGAACCCGACCACGCCGCTGCTGCCGAATCTGCGCGACGTCGCGGGCTGA
- a CDS encoding PAN domain-containing protein: MGKGRLPGADMSKLLAKVSAKFLASVVACATLLSLVFSSDPARAQTAFDRPGGDYFNTPVTSGDPEDCALQCERDRRCRAWSFSYPDVEGGSAVCWLKNTVPPRVPGNCCISGVRGAGVIEPRVEGVETSIDRPGGDLRNFELKDGEGEEACKAACTADNKCRAFTYARPGYTGREARCFLKKEIKPPRRKAGFTSGVVR; the protein is encoded by the coding sequence ATGGGGAAGGGCCGCCTGCCTGGGGCTGACATGTCAAAGCTCTTGGCAAAGGTCTCGGCAAAGTTCTTGGCAAGCGTCGTGGCCTGCGCCACGCTGCTCTCGCTCGTGTTTTCGAGCGACCCCGCACGCGCCCAGACGGCGTTCGACCGGCCCGGCGGCGACTATTTCAACACGCCGGTCACTTCAGGTGACCCCGAGGATTGCGCGCTGCAGTGTGAGCGCGATCGCCGCTGTCGCGCCTGGAGTTTCAGCTATCCCGATGTTGAAGGCGGCTCGGCCGTGTGCTGGCTCAAGAACACGGTGCCGCCGCGCGTCCCGGGCAATTGCTGCATCTCCGGCGTCCGCGGCGCCGGCGTGATCGAGCCGCGGGTCGAGGGCGTGGAAACGTCGATCGACCGTCCAGGCGGGGACCTGCGCAATTTCGAGCTCAAGGACGGCGAAGGCGAAGAGGCCTGCAAGGCAGCCTGCACCGCCGACAACAAATGCCGCGCCTTCACCTATGCCCGTCCCGGCTACACCGGGCGCGAAGCGCGCTGCTTCCTGAAAAAGGAAATCAAGCCGCCGCGCCGCAAGGCGGGCTTCACGTCGGGCGTGGTCAGGTAA
- a CDS encoding glutamate--cysteine ligase: MARDQIDMTPLQSRDELVAWFEAGCKDPSEFRMGTEHEKTPFTLEGHRPVPYEGPRGIGALLEGMKLLLGWEPIMEKGNIIGLYDVTGGGAISLEPGGQFELSGAPVENVHQTQSELMAHLAQVREIATPLGIGFLGLGMTPSWSRADIPVMPKGRYKIMTNYMPKVGQYGLDMMYRTCTVQTNLDFSSEADMVKKLRVSLALQPVATALFANSPFTEGKPNGFLSFRSEIWRDTDNARAGMMPWAFEDGMGFERYVDYALDVPMYFVKRGDDYIDVSGSSFRAFFDGRNNNLPGERPTLSDWANHLSTIFPEVRLKRYLEMRGSDGGPWERLPALSAFWAGLLYDDVSLDAAWDLVKHWTAPERQALRDDVPRFGFKARIKDRYLFEIAKECLVLAHAGLRRRGRIDQLGRDETRHLEPLDRIIDSGRTPAEEMLEKFKGPWNGSVEPAYAEYAF; encoded by the coding sequence ATGGCGCGAGACCAGATCGATATGACGCCGCTGCAATCGCGCGACGAGCTCGTCGCGTGGTTCGAGGCCGGCTGCAAGGACCCGTCCGAATTCCGCATGGGCACCGAGCACGAGAAGACGCCGTTCACGCTCGAAGGCCACCGGCCGGTGCCTTACGAAGGTCCGCGCGGCATCGGCGCGCTGCTCGAAGGCATGAAGCTCCTGCTCGGCTGGGAGCCGATCATGGAGAAGGGCAACATCATTGGCCTCTACGACGTCACCGGCGGCGGCGCGATCTCGCTCGAGCCCGGCGGACAGTTCGAGCTCTCCGGCGCGCCGGTCGAGAACGTGCACCAGACCCAGAGCGAGCTGATGGCGCATCTGGCGCAGGTGCGCGAGATCGCGACCCCGCTCGGCATCGGCTTCCTCGGGCTTGGCATGACGCCGTCCTGGTCGCGCGCCGACATCCCCGTGATGCCCAAGGGCCGCTACAAGATCATGACCAACTACATGCCGAAGGTCGGCCAGTACGGCCTCGACATGATGTACCGCACCTGCACGGTGCAGACCAATCTCGACTTCTCCTCCGAAGCCGACATGGTCAAGAAGCTGCGCGTCTCGCTCGCGCTGCAGCCGGTCGCGACCGCCTTGTTCGCCAATTCGCCGTTCACCGAAGGCAAGCCGAACGGCTTCCTCTCGTTCCGCTCCGAGATCTGGCGCGATACCGACAATGCGCGCGCCGGCATGATGCCGTGGGCGTTCGAGGACGGCATGGGCTTCGAGCGCTATGTCGACTACGCGCTCGACGTGCCCATGTATTTCGTCAAGCGCGGCGACGATTACATCGACGTGTCGGGCTCCTCGTTCCGCGCCTTCTTCGACGGCCGCAACAACAATTTGCCCGGCGAGCGTCCGACGCTGTCGGACTGGGCCAACCATCTTTCGACGATCTTCCCCGAGGTGCGTCTCAAGCGCTATCTGGAAATGCGCGGCTCCGATGGTGGCCCGTGGGAGCGGTTGCCGGCGCTGTCGGCGTTCTGGGCCGGGCTGCTCTACGACGACGTGTCGCTCGATGCCGCCTGGGACCTGGTGAAGCACTGGACCGCGCCCGAGCGGCAAGCCTTGCGCGACGACGTGCCGCGCTTCGGCTTCAAGGCGCGGATCAAGGACCGCTACCTGTTCGAGATCGCCAAGGAATGCCTCGTCCTGGCCCATGCCGGCCTGCGCCGGCGCGGCCGGATCGACCAGCTCGGCCGCGACGAAACCCGGCATCTGGAGCCGCTCGACCGCATCATCGATTCCGGCCGGACTCCGGCCGAGGAGATGCTGGAGAAGTTCAAAGGGCCCTGGAACGGCTCGGTGGAACCGGCCTACGCGGAATACGCTTTCTAG
- a CDS encoding MarR family winged helix-turn-helix transcriptional regulator: MKRKPSTEATSAWIRLMRVQSRVLDCVEQDLKKAGFPPLAWYDALLELSRAPSGELRPVELERQMLIPQYSTSRLIDRLVDEGLACRRECKIDKRGQFVEITEAGRELQKRMWGAYSAAIEKYVGSKLSDADAVKLSGLLDRLGCSCGEMKLPPVASVNETSPPR, from the coding sequence ATGAAACGCAAGCCATCGACCGAGGCAACTTCCGCCTGGATCCGCCTGATGCGGGTGCAGAGTCGCGTGCTCGATTGCGTCGAGCAGGACCTGAAGAAGGCGGGGTTCCCGCCGCTGGCCTGGTATGACGCGCTGCTCGAACTGTCGCGGGCACCCTCGGGCGAATTGCGGCCGGTGGAGCTCGAGCGGCAGATGCTGATCCCGCAATATTCCACCTCGCGCCTGATCGACCGCCTGGTCGACGAGGGCCTCGCCTGCCGGCGCGAATGCAAGATCGACAAGCGCGGCCAGTTCGTGGAGATCACGGAAGCGGGCCGCGAGCTGCAGAAGCGGATGTGGGGCGCCTATTCCGCCGCGATCGAGAAATACGTCGGCTCGAAACTGTCCGATGCTGATGCCGTCAAGCTCAGCGGTCTGCTCGACCGCCTGGGCTGCTCGTGCGGCGAGATGAAACTGCCGCCCGTCGCCAGCGTCAACGAAACCTCGCCGCCGCGATGA
- the gstA gene encoding glutathione transferase GstA, with protein sequence MKLYYSPGACSLSPHTALLEAGLPYELVKVDIRAKKLENGEDYLKLNPKGQVPALGLDSGEIVTEGPVIVQMIADKAAAKALAPAHGSAERYKLLEWLNFLTSEVHKSFGPMFAPALNDEAKAFFRDRVMGKLKYIDSQLAGRDYLMGKQFTVADGYFFTMLTWADRMKFDFSAMPNLAAYKARVAARPQVQEALKKEGLAQAA encoded by the coding sequence ATGAAACTCTATTACTCGCCCGGCGCCTGCTCCCTGTCCCCTCACACCGCGCTCCTGGAAGCCGGCCTGCCCTACGAACTGGTCAAGGTCGATATCCGGGCCAAGAAGCTCGAAAATGGTGAGGATTATCTGAAGCTGAACCCCAAAGGTCAGGTCCCCGCGCTGGGCCTCGACAGCGGTGAGATCGTGACCGAAGGTCCGGTCATTGTCCAGATGATCGCCGACAAGGCTGCGGCCAAGGCGCTGGCGCCCGCCCACGGCAGCGCCGAGCGCTACAAGCTGCTCGAATGGCTGAACTTCCTCACCTCGGAGGTGCACAAGAGCTTCGGTCCAATGTTCGCACCGGCGCTGAACGACGAGGCCAAGGCCTTCTTTAGGGATCGCGTCATGGGCAAGCTGAAATACATCGACAGCCAGCTCGCCGGCCGCGACTATCTCATGGGCAAGCAGTTCACGGTCGCGGACGGCTATTTCTTCACGATGCTGACCTGGGCCGACCGGATGAAGTTCGACTTCTCGGCGATGCCGAACCTCGCCGCCTATAAGGCCCGCGTCGCCGCGCGCCCGCAGGTGCAGGAAGCGCTGAAGAAGGAAGGGCTGGCGCAGGCTGCCTGA
- a CDS encoding 3-hydroxyacyl-CoA dehydrogenase NAD-binding domain-containing protein has protein sequence MAYKNFKVETDSDGIALVTWDIPGRSMNVLDETSTNELDAIVKETTADAAVKGVVITSAKEAFCAGADLSMLEGMNQAYAKVFGEQGETAANQMLFDQSRRFSLVLRSIETSGKPWAAAINGLALGGGFEITLCCHYRVAAENPKTRLGLPEVKVGLFPGAGGTQRVPRLVPPQDAMTILLKGDPVTVEKAKALNLIHAVVPAADLVKAAKDWIKGGGKAVAPWDEKGFKLPGGPVFSKAGMMMFPAGNAIYRRETYDNYPAARAIMSCVYEGLQLPIDAALRVESRYFTSVLRSKEAAAMIRSLFLSMQELNKGARRPKDVPATKVKKIAVIGAGFMGGSVGYVSARAGLDVVLIDRDQESADKGKAHAQKVIEEQIKKGRAKPADAEALLARITPTADYAALKDVDLVIEAVFEDRKVKAETFAKAQEHMKPDVIFASNTSTLPITSLAEAFKDQGKFVGIHFFSPVEKMMLVEIIKGKNTGDVALATALDYVRQIGKTPIVVNDSRGFFANRCVGRYVAEGNEMFLEGVPPAMIENCAKMAGMPVGPLSLSDEVALDLGLKIMKATEADLGPNAINPDQKKLMVELVEKQGRLGRKNSKGFYDYPEKGKGQKSLWPGLSALQPKQLDPDTLDIEELKQRFLVVQAVEAARTVEDHVITDPREADVGSILGFGFAPFTGGTLSYIDFMGTKKFVELCHKLEARYGSRFTPPKLLEEMATKGETFYGRFAPKKAAA, from the coding sequence ATGGCTTACAAGAACTTCAAGGTTGAGACCGATTCCGACGGTATCGCGCTCGTCACCTGGGACATCCCGGGCCGTTCGATGAACGTGCTGGACGAAACCTCGACCAACGAGCTCGACGCGATCGTCAAGGAAACCACGGCTGATGCCGCGGTGAAGGGCGTCGTCATCACCTCCGCCAAGGAAGCGTTCTGCGCCGGCGCCGACCTGTCGATGCTCGAAGGCATGAACCAGGCCTACGCCAAGGTCTTTGGGGAGCAAGGCGAGACCGCCGCGAACCAGATGTTGTTCGACCAGAGCCGGCGCTTCTCGCTGGTGCTGCGTTCGATCGAGACCTCCGGCAAGCCGTGGGCGGCCGCGATCAACGGGCTCGCGCTCGGCGGCGGCTTCGAGATCACGCTGTGCTGCCACTATCGCGTGGCGGCGGAGAATCCCAAGACCCGCCTCGGCTTGCCCGAGGTCAAGGTCGGCCTGTTCCCCGGCGCGGGCGGCACGCAGCGCGTGCCGCGCCTGGTGCCGCCGCAGGACGCCATGACGATCCTGCTCAAGGGCGACCCGGTTACGGTCGAGAAGGCGAAGGCGCTGAACCTCATTCACGCCGTTGTTCCCGCCGCCGACCTCGTCAAGGCCGCCAAGGACTGGATCAAGGGCGGCGGCAAGGCCGTCGCGCCCTGGGACGAGAAGGGCTTCAAGCTGCCGGGCGGTCCGGTGTTCTCCAAGGCCGGCATGATGATGTTCCCGGCCGGCAATGCGATCTATCGCCGCGAGACCTACGACAACTATCCGGCCGCGCGCGCCATCATGAGCTGCGTCTATGAAGGCCTGCAGTTGCCGATCGACGCGGCGCTCCGCGTCGAGTCGCGCTACTTCACCTCGGTCCTGCGCTCGAAGGAAGCGGCCGCGATGATTCGCAGCCTGTTCCTGTCGATGCAGGAGCTCAACAAGGGCGCGCGCCGTCCGAAGGACGTACCCGCAACCAAGGTGAAGAAGATCGCCGTGATCGGCGCCGGCTTCATGGGCGGGAGTGTCGGCTACGTCTCGGCCCGCGCCGGCCTCGACGTCGTGCTGATCGACCGCGACCAGGAAAGCGCCGACAAGGGCAAGGCGCATGCGCAGAAGGTGATCGAGGAGCAGATCAAGAAGGGCCGCGCCAAGCCCGCCGATGCAGAAGCCCTGCTCGCGCGCATCACGCCGACCGCGGACTACGCCGCGCTGAAGGACGTCGACCTCGTCATCGAGGCCGTGTTCGAGGACCGCAAGGTCAAGGCGGAGACCTTCGCCAAGGCACAGGAGCACATGAAGCCGGACGTGATCTTCGCGTCGAACACCTCGACGCTGCCGATCACCTCGCTGGCCGAAGCCTTCAAGGACCAGGGCAAGTTCGTCGGCATCCACTTCTTCTCCCCGGTCGAGAAGATGATGCTGGTCGAGATCATCAAGGGCAAGAACACCGGCGATGTCGCGCTCGCGACCGCGCTCGACTACGTCCGGCAGATCGGCAAGACGCCGATCGTGGTGAACGACAGCCGCGGCTTCTTCGCCAATCGCTGCGTCGGCCGCTACGTCGCCGAGGGCAACGAGATGTTCCTCGAAGGCGTGCCGCCGGCGATGATCGAGAACTGCGCCAAGATGGCCGGCATGCCGGTCGGCCCGCTCTCGCTCTCGGATGAGGTCGCGCTCGACCTCGGCCTCAAGATCATGAAGGCGACGGAAGCCGATCTCGGCCCCAACGCCATCAACCCCGATCAGAAGAAGCTGATGGTGGAGCTGGTCGAGAAACAGGGCCGTCTGGGCCGCAAGAACAGCAAGGGCTTCTACGACTACCCCGAGAAGGGCAAGGGCCAGAAGAGCCTGTGGCCGGGCCTCTCGGCTCTGCAGCCGAAGCAGCTCGACCCCGATACGCTCGACATCGAGGAGCTGAAGCAGCGCTTCCTGGTGGTGCAGGCGGTGGAAGCCGCGCGTACCGTGGAAGACCACGTCATCACCGATCCGCGTGAGGCGGATGTCGGCTCGATCCTCGGCTTCGGCTTCGCGCCGTTCACCGGCGGCACGCTGTCCTACATCGACTTCATGGGCACGAAGAAGTTCGTCGAGCTCTGCCACAAGCTGGAAGCAAGATACGGCTCGCGCTTCACCCCGCCGAAACTGCTCGAGGAGATGGCCACGAAGGGCGAAACCTTCTACGGCCGCTTCGCGCCGAAGAAGGCGGCGGCCTGA